A single Pseudobacteroides sp. DNA region contains:
- a CDS encoding ACT domain-containing protein — protein MTGKPVTDISVTYNVALVTVDNLPVDMKLVSDIFNSIAGQNINIDMINQAPPYRGSVNISFTLPSDDLVRAISTLNTFKKSAPGLKIEVDAQNTKLSVFGERMKNIPGVAAKLFTILAENGIDIKLVTTSEVDISYLIYEKDVDTALSSIKQEFGLE, from the coding sequence ATGACTGGAAAGCCCGTAACTGATATTAGTGTAACATATAATGTAGCCTTGGTTACTGTTGACAACCTGCCTGTTGATATGAAGCTGGTTTCCGATATTTTCAATTCCATCGCCGGGCAGAACATCAACATTGACATGATAAATCAAGCTCCGCCATACAGGGGAAGTGTGAATATTTCTTTTACTCTTCCGTCTGATGACCTGGTCCGGGCTATTAGTACATTAAACACCTTCAAAAAAAGTGCACCAGGCTTAAAAATAGAAGTTGATGCTCAGAACACCAAGCTTTCGGTTTTCGGTGAAAGGATGAAAAACATACCTGGTGTTGCCGCCAAGCTATTTACAATACTTGCCGAAAATGGTATCGATATTAAGCTGGTAACAACCTCGGAGGTTGATATCTCGTACCTTATCTACGAGAAGGATGTTGATACGGCCTTATCATCCATAAAGC
- the dapB gene encoding 4-hydroxy-tetrahydrodipicolinate reductase: protein MINILMSGCNGKMGQVISRLAAEREELRIAAGYDKYTKISNPYPVFDDLGKCDIKVDVIIDFSNPDALDGILSYSLKNKVPLIVATTGLSTSQVNKLKDASHVVPVFFSANMSLGVNLLMDLVKKAAKVLEYNFDIEIIEKHHNQKIDAPSGTALAIADEINSALSEKQEYVYDRHSRRKKRSKKEIGIHAVRGGTIVGDHSVIFAGTDEIIEINHIATSKEIFATGALSAARFLYNKKPGLYNMNDLISEAN, encoded by the coding sequence ATGATAAATATTTTAATGAGCGGCTGTAACGGTAAGATGGGCCAGGTTATTTCAAGGCTCGCAGCTGAAAGGGAAGAATTAAGAATAGCCGCAGGATATGATAAATACACTAAAATCAGTAATCCATACCCTGTTTTTGACGATCTGGGTAAATGTGATATTAAAGTTGACGTTATTATCGACTTTTCCAACCCTGATGCACTTGATGGAATTTTAAGCTATTCTCTGAAGAATAAAGTTCCGTTGATTGTTGCAACTACAGGATTGTCAACAAGCCAGGTAAACAAACTTAAAGATGCATCTCATGTGGTGCCGGTTTTCTTTTCTGCAAACATGTCATTAGGCGTAAACCTTTTAATGGACCTTGTCAAAAAGGCCGCAAAAGTGCTGGAATATAATTTTGACATTGAAATAATAGAAAAGCACCACAATCAGAAAATCGATGCACCAAGCGGTACTGCTCTGGCTATTGCAGATGAAATTAATTCTGCACTTTCCGAAAAGCAGGAGTATGTATATGACAGGCACTCCCGCCGCAAAAAGAGAAGCAAGAAAGAGATCGGTATTCATGCTGTTAGAGGAGGTACTATTGTTGGTGACCACTCAGTAATTTTTGCAGGAACTGACGAAATTATTGAAATCAACCATATAGCAACCTCAAAGGAAATATTTGCTACCGGGGCACTCAGTGCAGCCAGATTTTTATACAACAAAAAACCCGGTTTATACAATATGAATGACCTTATAAGTGAAGCAAACTAA